The genomic segment TCGCGGCCCTCGTGCTGGAAGTACTGCTCCATCGCCGCGAAGCTCAGCGCGATACGGCCGGCACTGCCGAACGGACGCAGCCGCAGATCGACGCGATGGCTGAAACCGTCGGCGGTGTTCTCGTCGAGCAGCTTCGCGAGCTGCTGGCCCAGCCGGGTGAAGTAGTCCTCGGCAGCGAGTGCGCGCGCGCCATCACTCTCGCCCGCGGTCGCGAAGCCGTAGATCAGATCGATGTCGGAACTGAAATTGAGTTCGCCGCCGCCGAGCTTGCCGAGGCCGAACACGACCAGACGCACGACATTCCCGTCGGCATCGCGCACCTGGCCGTAGCGCTGGGCGAACTCCGCTTCCAGCGCGTCGAGCGCGAGCGTCAGGCAGGTTTCCGCCAGCGCCGTGCTGCCAGCCAGCGTGGCGTCGACATCGTCGAGACCGTGCACGTCACGCCACACCAGTCGCGCCGAACACGCGGTGCGATAGCGACGCAGCAACGCCGGCCATTCGCTGCGGTTGCCGGCGTCGAGTGCGGGTGGCGCGATGCCGTGTTGCGCGCTGTCTTTCAGGAGTTGCGCGAGCGCGTCCGGCTGACGCTGCAAGACGTCGAGCGCGAAATCGCTGGCGAGCGCGACCGGGCGGATGCGCGCGATGGCATCGGCATCGTTGCGGGTGGTATCCGGCAGTCGCGCGATCAGGCGGTCGATCTGGGCGTCGAGTTCGGGCGGCAACGGGGCGTCAGGCATCCGCGGATTGTCGCATCGCGATGCGGGTATCGCGCCCGGACGCGTGGCGTTGCGGCATGCCCTGCAGAAACGTCAGGCAAAAAAAAGCCCGCGACCGGTAAACCGGTTGCGGGCCTTGCTCCCTCCCCCACGTCGGGTGCAGGGCGATAGTGAAAGAGTCGTTACCGCTTTGCACGCTGCATTGCAAAACGATACCGGCGGGTTCAAAAAATCGCCTGGAGCGATTTTTGACGTCGCGGAGCGACGGCCCAGCGGGTGGCTGCCATGGATGGCGGCCACAAAAAACCCTCGCCTGTTCAGGGTCTTGGGCCGCGCCGCAAGTCGCGCAGGATCTCGCGCGCGGCGTTGCGCCCTGGGAGTCCGGTGACGCCGCCACCCGGGTGCGAGCCGGAGCCACAGAGGTATAGGCCGCCCAGCGCACCGCGATAGTTCCCCTGCCCGAGCAGCGGCCGTGCGCTGAACAACTGGTCCGGGCCCAGCGCGCCGTGGAAGATGTCGCCGCCGATGAGGCCGAGCCGGCGTTCCAGATCGAAAGGCGTCAGCGCGTCATAGCCGAGCACGCTGCGCGCGAAGTTCGGCGCCTGCGCATCCACCGTGTCGATCATCAGTTGCGCGACGGTGTCGCGGTGCGCGTCCCAGCCGCCGTCGGCGTCCTCGATCACCGGATTGACGTGCTGGCAGAACAGGCTGGCGACGTGCTGGCCGGGCGGCGCGAGGCTGTCGTCGAGCGTCGACGAGATCACCAGTTCCACGACCGGCGCGCGCGCCCAGCCGGGATTGTGTTCGCGCGATTTCGCATCGAAGTACGCGCGCTCGAAATAGCCGAGCGAATCGCCGATCAGGATGCCGCTCTGATGATGCGGCTGCAGCGTCGTGCCCGGTGCTGCGCGGAAATCCGGCAGTTCCGACAGGGCGACATTCATTCGGAACGTTCCGGATCCGCAGCGGTAGCGGCGGATGCGCGCGGTGGTGTCCTCGTCGAGATGTTCGGGTGCGACCAGACGCGTGTAGAGCAGCTTCGGATTGAGGTTGGACGCCACCACGCCCGCGCGCAGTGTGCGTCCGTCGACGAGTGCGACGCCGACCGCGCGACCGTTCTCGACCAGCACCTGCGCCACGTCCGCATCGGTATCGATCACCACGCCACGCGCGCGGCACTCGGTCGCGATCGCATCGCTGATTGCGCCCATGCCACCGATCGCGTGACCCCAGACGCCGCTCTTGCCGTTGACCTCGCCGAACACGTGATGCAGCAGCACGTAGGCCGAGCCTGGCGTGTAGGGACTGGCGAAATTGCCGACAATCGAATCCCAGCCCAGCGCGGCCTTCAGCGGTTCGCATTCGAACCAGTCGTCGAGCAGTTCGCCGGCGGATTTGGAGAACAGATCGAGCAGGTCGCGGCGGCCGCGCATGTCCAGCGATTTCAGCTGCCGCGCGACGGTCAGCGAGTTGAGCCAGTCGGCGAGTACGAAGCGGTCGCTGACGTTAGGCGGCGTCGCATGCATCAGCGCACGCAGCACGACGACCACGCGATCGAGCATCGCGTAATACTCGGGCAGACGCGCCGCATCGCGCGGCGACCAGCGCGCGAGTTCAGCGGCGCCGTCGGGTCCGCCCAGACGGAATGCACGACCGTCGGGCAGCGGCAGGAAATTCGAGTACGGCCGCTCGACCACGCGCAGGCCGTGCTGCGCCAGCCGCAGGTCCGCGATCACCTTCGGATTGAGCAGGCTGACGGTGTAGCTCGCCAGCGAGTTGCGGAAGCCCGGATGGAATTCTTCGGTGACGGCCGCGCCACCGACGACGCCGCGACGTTCCAGTACGCGCACGCGCAAGCCCGCGCCCGCGAGATACGCCGCGCAGACCAGTCCGTTGTGGCCGCCGCCGACGACCAGCACATCGCAGTCGTCGCGGCGGGCGCTCATGCGTGCCGGGCCAGCGTGGACTGCACGAGATCGGCCAGCGTCGACGCGGCCTGCGGTCGACCGAGCGCCGCCGAGGCGCGCGCGGCATCGGGCAGGACGGTCGGCGATGCGAAGGCGTCTGCGAGCAACTTCGACAGATGCTCGGGCGTGAGTTCGGATTCGGGCACACACCAGCCGATGCCGGCCGCGGCCAGCGTTTCGGCGTTGCGGCGCTGCTCGTCGCGCGAGCCGCCGGCGGGAATCGGGACCAGCACCGCCGGACGGCCGACGGTGAGCAGATCGGCAGCCGTGGTCGCGCCGGCGCGGGTGATCACCAGATGCGCATCGCGCAGGCGTGCGCCCATGTCGTCGAAGAACGGCCGCACGGTCGCGTCGATGCCGGCGTCGCGCAGCGTGCGTTCGATCTGGTCGGTCGCATCACCCTTGTATTGCAGCGAGACCTGCAGACGTTGGCGGATCGATCCGGGCAGTTGCAGCAGAGCCGGCGGCACGACGTCACCGAACACGCGCGCGCTCTGGCTGCCGCCGACGACGAGCAGGCGCAGCGGTGCAGCCGCATCGAGCAATGGATAGTCGCCGCGCGCATCGAGGATCGCCTGGCGCACGGGATTACCGGTGTCGACGATGCGCGCGGCGTCGAAGCCGTCGAGACCGGCGGTGTCCGGGAACGACGTCGCCACGCCATCGGCGAAGCGCAGCAGTTTGCGGTTGGCCATGCTCAGGCGCGCGCCCTGCTCGTGCAGCAGCAGCGGCAGCGCGCGGCTCCTGGCCGCCAACGCTGGCGCGAAGCTCGGATAGCCACCAAACCCGACCAGCAGACGCACGCCGCGACGGCGCATGTCGGCGCGTGCCTGCGCCGTCGCGCGCAGGATCGTCAGGCCGGCCGCCAGCTTGCCCGACAGCCCACCTTCAAGGCTGCGTGCCGGCAGCACCACGTGGTCGAGCCCGGCGAGCGCCTGCGTGTACGCAGCGCCGCGGCGCTCGGTGTAGATCACCACCGGATGTCCGCGGCGCTGCAGTTCACGCGCCAGCGCCTCGGCCGGAAACAGATGCCCGCCGGTGCCGCCAGCGGCGCAGGCGATGGTGGGAAGCGATGCGGGAGACACGTGCGACATGGACAACCTGGGGGAACACGACAGCGCACGACTATAGCCAGTGCGCCCGGCGCGTTCACGCCCGCGCGTGGCGCTCAGTCGTCCAGCGTGCGGGTCATGAAGGTGCTGAAGGGATCGTCGATGTAATCGCCGAACGGACCGCAGGGCGCGAAGCCTTGGCGCGCGTACAGCACATGCGCCGGGGCGAACGCGGCGGCGGTACCGGTCTCCAGGCTCAGCCGCTGCCAGCCCTGCGCGCGCGCCGTGGCCATCAGGTGCGCGAGCATTGCTGATGCGACGCCCTGGCGGAGGTGCGCGGCGTCGGTGCGCATCGATTTGAGTTCGCCATGCCCGTTGCCGAGATCCTTCAGCGCGCCGCAGCCGGCCAGCGCATCGCCGCGCCAGGCACCCCAGAACGACACGCCCGGCGCGCGCAGCCCGGACAGATCCAGCGCGTGGATGCTTTCGGGCGGCGAGTGCAAGGCCATCGCGTCGAGGTGCGCCTGCAGCAACCCGATGACGCGTGGATCGTCGAGGCCGCCGGCGCGGATATCCAGCGTCGACTCGGGCGCCTGCAGCCAGGCCAGCTTGCGCGCACGCGGCTGGCGCTTGAGTTGCCATTCGGCGCGCGAGGCGCTGGCGCGATCGGGATAGCCGCGACTGGCGAGGATGCGCACCGGCGGGTTGCCGCGCGTGTATTTCGCGCCGCGCCCTGCCGCGTGGGCCTTGAACCGCGCGTCGAGATCATTGGTGATGCCGGCATACCAGCTGCCGTTGCGGCATTCGAGCAGGTACAGGTGCCAGGGCGACGGTGCGGTCATCGCACCGATTATCCATACGCGCGCGGCGCTGTCAGCGGTCCAGACGATCGAAGGAAAACAGGGCCGCCAGCGGATGTTTGCGCCGCTCGATCAGCGCCCGCAGCAGGCCGGCGCCCAGCATCGAATAGGTGATGCCGTTGCCGCCATAGGCCATCGCGAAATGCACGCGCTTGCCCGTCGCGGCGTGCGGGCCGAAGAACGGCAGGCCGTCTTCGGTTTCGGCGAAGGTGCCGGCCCAGGAGAACGTGGGCGTCAGGTCGAGATCCGGGCGTATCTTCGCGATCTGTTTCATCAGCACGCGCGCCTTCTTCTCCACGCGCGCGTCGCGCCTTGCGGGCACGTCGACATCGTCGTCCTCGCCGCCGATCAGCAGGCGCCGGTCGCCGGTGGTTCGCATGTAGAGATAGGGCCGCGCGGTTTCCCAGACCAGGGTGTGGGTGAGCGGACCGAGCTGGGCTTCGGAGATCGGATCGGTGACGAAGGCATAGCTGCTGCGGTTGCGCGCGACCTGCTTCGGCAGCCAGTGCTGGCTGGCGTAGCCGGCAGCGATCACGACGTGGCGGGCGCGGATGCGCGCGCCGTTGTCGGTAGTCGCGACGACATCGCGCGGACGCGCATCGAGCCGCAGGATCGCGGTGCGGTCGAACACCTGCGCGCCACGCTTCACCAGTCGCGCGAGCAGCCGTGACGCGAAGCGGTAGGGATCGACCTGCGCAGCCTGCTTGCTGCGCAGCGCAGCGGGCGCGTCGATCATGTATTCGGCCTTCAGCGGTTCCGATTCCAGATACTCGATGTCGAAGCCGTGGCGTCGACGCGCGTCGTATTCCTCGCGCAGGCTGGCGACGTCGCGCCTGCGGCTGGCGTAGTACAGGCTGTCGGCGCGTTCGAAATCCACATCGCGCAGGCCGCGTGCGACCTCGCCCAGCATGTCGATCGACTCGCCGCAGGCGCGATACGCCATTGCGGCATCGTCCTCGCCGTAGCGCTTGGCCAGATCCACCAGATGGGTGTCGATCTCGTACTGCAGCAGCGCGGTGCTCGCGGCCGTGCTGCCCCAGGCGATGTCGCGCTGCTCGACGACGACGACCGAATTTCCGTGCGTGGCGAGTTCGTCGGCGATCAACGCGCCGGTGATGCCGCCGCCGATGACCAGCACGTCGCAGGCCACGTCGGCTTCAAGCCGCGGGAACGCGTGCATCAGACCGTTGCGCACGGCCCAGAAGGGGTAACCGCTCTTGAGGTCCATGCGCGCGCATCGGCTGGGAGGTGCGACAGCCTAGGCACGCGTGCGTGAATACGTCGACGACGGCCTCCGACGACAGCCGCGACCGGCGACCGCTAGACTGCGCGCCCCTGCCCGACCCGTGCTGCGATGTCCGTTGTTCCTGCCCCCGCCTCCACCGCCCTGCCGTCCACCGAGTGGGACGTCATCGTGCTGGGCGCCGGCGCGGCCGGCCTGATGGCGGCGATCGCGGCCGGCCAGCGCGGGCGCCGCGTGCTGGTGGTCGACCACGCGAACAAGGTCGGCAAGAAGATCCTGATGTCGGGCGGCGGCCACTGCAATTTCACCAACACCGGCACCACGCCGGCCCAGTACCTCTCGGACAACCCGCACTTCTGCAAGTCCGCGCTGGCACGCTACACGCCGCAGGATTTCATCGAGCTGGTCGACCGCCACGGCATCGCCTGGCACGAGAAAGAGCTGGGCCAGCTGTTCTGCGATGGCTCCTCGAAGCAGATCGTGCAGTTGCTGCTCGACGAGGCCGACGCCGTCGGCGTGCAGCTGCGCACGCACTGCACGGTGCAGTTGCCGCGACGCGTCGACGACGGCTACGTGATCGACACCGCAGCCGGGCGACTGCGCTGCGCCTCGCTGATCGTCGCGACCGGCGGCCTGTCGATTCCGAGCATGGGCGCTAGCGGCTTCGGCTACGACCTCGCGCGCGGCTTCGGCCACACGCTGGTGCCGACGCGCGCGGGCCTGGTGCCGCTGACGCTCAGTGGCAAACACCAGGAACGACTGGACGAACTCTCCGGCGTCGCACTCGATGTCGAAGCCGGCTGCAACGGCGCGTTCTTCCGCAACCGCATGTTGGTCACGCACCGCGGCATCAGCGGCCCTGCGATCCTGCAGATCTCGTCCTACTGGCAACCCGGCGACGATCTGCGTCTGGACCTGCTGCCTGGCCGCGATGCGCTGGCGTGGCTGCAGACGCAGCAGGCCGAGCGCCCCGGCACCGAACTGAAGAACGTGCTGGCCGAACTGATGCCACGCCGGTTCGCGCAGCGCTTGTGCGAGATCTGGCTGCCGAACCGGCCAATGAAGCAGTTCACCCCGCCGCAGCTGCAGGACGCCGCCGCGCTGCTGCAGGCCTGGCCGCTGGTCGCCAGCGGCACCGAGGGCTACCGCACAGCTGAGGTCACGCTTGGCGGCGTGGATACCGGCGGCGTGTCGTCGCGCACGATGGAATCACAGCACGCGCCCGGGCTGTACTTCATCGGCGAAGTGCTCGACGTCACCGGATGGCTCGGCGGCTACAACTTCCAGTGGGCCTGGGCCTCGGGCATGGCGGCGGGCAGCGCGGCCTAGCTTTTCTGCAGGCTCAGGCCGCCTGCGAATCCGCCGGCGCGCGGCGCGTCCGCACCGCATCCGCGAGACGGTCGAGCGTGCGCACCGTCGTGCCCCAGTCGATGCAGCCGTCGGTGATGCTCTGGCCGTAGACCAGCGGCGCGCCCGGCACCAGCGCCTGCTTGCCTGCAACGAGATGGCTTTCGATCATCGCGCCGACGATGCGGCGCTCGCCGCTTTCGAGCTGACGCGCGATGTCACCGATGACCTTCGGCTGGTTGTCGGCATTCTTGCTGCTGTTGGCGTGGCTGGCATCGATCATCAACGCCGCGCGCAGACCCTGCGCCTGCAGCACGCCCGATGCAGACTCGACGTGCGCCGCGTCGTAGTTGGGCACCGCGCCGCCGCGCAGGATCACGTGGCAATCCAGATTGCCGGACGTCGAGGCCACCGCGCAGCGCCCGTCCTTGCCGACGGCGAGGAAATGGTGCGGATGCGAGGCCGCGCCGACCGCATCCACCGCAATGCGCACGTCGCCGCCGGTGCCGTTCTTGAAGCCGACCGGACACGACAACCCCGACGCCATCTCGCGATGCACCTGGCTCTCGGTCGTGCGCGCACCGATCGCGCCCCAGGCCACCAGATCGGCGATGTATTGCGGGCTGATGATGTCGAGGAATTCGACACCAGCCGGCAGGCCCAGCGCATTGACCTCGCGCAGCAGCCCGCGCGCCAGACGAAGGCCTTTGTCGATGTGGAAGCTGCCGTCGAGATCGGGATCGTTGATCAGACCCTTCCAGCCGATCGTCGTGCGCGGCTTCTCGAAGTACACGCGCATCACCAGTTCCAGCGCGTCGCCATGCGTGTCGCGCAGCGCGCGCAGGCGGTGCGCGTACTCCATCGCCGCGACCGGGTCGTGGATCGAGCACGGGCCGACGATGACGATCAAGCGGTCGTCCTCGCCGTGCAGGATCGCGTGGCAGGCCGCGCGGGCGTCGGCGACGGTCGTCGACATCGCGTCACTGCAGGGCAGTTCGGCGAGCAGCGTGGCGGGCGGGGTCAGCGGTTGCAGGTCGCGGATGCGGAGGTCGTCGGTGTGCGGGGGCATGGTCGATCTCGGAAACGGAAGGCTGGAAACGAAAAAAGCCGCCAGGGTCTCTGGCGGCTTCCGGGACATACGTGCGACCTGGTGTCAGGGCGCGCGCCGACCGTCCGCCGCCTGTGGCGTCGGAAACGCATACCAATAGAAATAGCTGGCGGGGCGCGAGGTCATGGCGCCATTGATAACACGGCGCTCCGCGCGGTGCGACGGTTGCAGTCGCGACCATCGCGACCCGCCGCCTTCACTCGGGCAGCAGCGGCGGCCGGGATTCGTACCAGTCGCGCGCACCGGCGATGTGCAGCTTGCGGTCGCCGCCCTGCAGCTCGACGCCCATGCCGAGCACACCCCAGCGCGCATACAGATCCCCGTTCGGCGTGCCGTCGGCGATGCGCAAGCGCGCCTGCATGTCGATGCGGTCGTTGCTGGCCTGCACGCGATCGAACACCAGCTCGTTGCCGCGCAGACGCAGGTCGCCGGTCGCGTGCGCTTC from the Luteimonas fraxinea genome contains:
- a CDS encoding GNAT family N-acetyltransferase, encoding MALHSPPESIHALDLSGLRAPGVSFWGAWRGDALAGCGALKDLGNGHGELKSMRTDAAHLRQGVASAMLAHLMATARAQGWQRLSLETGTAAAFAPAHVLYARQGFAPCGPFGDYIDDPFSTFMTRTLDD
- a CDS encoding UDP-N-acetylglucosamine--N-acetylmuramyl-(pentapeptide) pyrophosphoryl-undecaprenol N-acetylglucosamine transferase, which produces MSHVSPASLPTIACAAGGTGGHLFPAEALARELQRRGHPVVIYTERRGAAYTQALAGLDHVVLPARSLEGGLSGKLAAGLTILRATAQARADMRRRGVRLLVGFGGYPSFAPALAARSRALPLLLHEQGARLSMANRKLLRFADGVATSFPDTAGLDGFDAARIVDTGNPVRQAILDARGDYPLLDAAAPLRLLVVGGSQSARVFGDVVPPALLQLPGSIRQRLQVSLQYKGDATDQIERTLRDAGIDATVRPFFDDMGARLRDAHLVITRAGATTAADLLTVGRPAVLVPIPAGGSRDEQRRNAETLAAAGIGWCVPESELTPEHLSKLLADAFASPTVLPDAARASAALGRPQAASTLADLVQSTLARHA
- a CDS encoding NAD(P)/FAD-dependent oxidoreductase codes for the protein MDLKSGYPFWAVRNGLMHAFPRLEADVACDVLVIGGGITGALIADELATHGNSVVVVEQRDIAWGSTAASTALLQYEIDTHLVDLAKRYGEDDAAMAYRACGESIDMLGEVARGLRDVDFERADSLYYASRRRDVASLREEYDARRRHGFDIEYLESEPLKAEYMIDAPAALRSKQAAQVDPYRFASRLLARLVKRGAQVFDRTAILRLDARPRDVVATTDNGARIRARHVVIAAGYASQHWLPKQVARNRSSYAFVTDPISEAQLGPLTHTLVWETARPYLYMRTTGDRRLLIGGEDDDVDVPARRDARVEKKARVLMKQIAKIRPDLDLTPTFSWAGTFAETEDGLPFFGPHAATGKRVHFAMAYGGNGITYSMLGAGLLRALIERRKHPLAALFSFDRLDR
- a CDS encoding NAD(P)/FAD-dependent oxidoreductase, whose product is MSVVPAPASTALPSTEWDVIVLGAGAAGLMAAIAAGQRGRRVLVVDHANKVGKKILMSGGGHCNFTNTGTTPAQYLSDNPHFCKSALARYTPQDFIELVDRHGIAWHEKELGQLFCDGSSKQIVQLLLDEADAVGVQLRTHCTVQLPRRVDDGYVIDTAAGRLRCASLIVATGGLSIPSMGASGFGYDLARGFGHTLVPTRAGLVPLTLSGKHQERLDELSGVALDVEAGCNGAFFRNRMLVTHRGISGPAILQISSYWQPGDDLRLDLLPGRDALAWLQTQQAERPGTELKNVLAELMPRRFAQRLCEIWLPNRPMKQFTPPQLQDAAALLQAWPLVASGTEGYRTAEVTLGGVDTGGVSSRTMESQHAPGLYFIGEVLDVTGWLGGYNFQWAWASGMAAGSAA
- a CDS encoding phytoene desaturase family protein, which gives rise to MSARRDDCDVLVVGGGHNGLVCAAYLAGAGLRVRVLERRGVVGGAAVTEEFHPGFRNSLASYTVSLLNPKVIADLRLAQHGLRVVERPYSNFLPLPDGRAFRLGGPDGAAELARWSPRDAARLPEYYAMLDRVVVVLRALMHATPPNVSDRFVLADWLNSLTVARQLKSLDMRGRRDLLDLFSKSAGELLDDWFECEPLKAALGWDSIVGNFASPYTPGSAYVLLHHVFGEVNGKSGVWGHAIGGMGAISDAIATECRARGVVIDTDADVAQVLVENGRAVGVALVDGRTLRAGVVASNLNPKLLYTRLVAPEHLDEDTTARIRRYRCGSGTFRMNVALSELPDFRAAPGTTLQPHHQSGILIGDSLGYFERAYFDAKSREHNPGWARAPVVELVISSTLDDSLAPPGQHVASLFCQHVNPVIEDADGGWDAHRDTVAQLMIDTVDAQAPNFARSVLGYDALTPFDLERRLGLIGGDIFHGALGPDQLFSARPLLGQGNYRGALGGLYLCGSGSHPGGGVTGLPGRNAAREILRDLRRGPRP
- a CDS encoding 3-deoxy-7-phosphoheptulonate synthase, giving the protein MPPHTDDLRIRDLQPLTPPATLLAELPCSDAMSTTVADARAACHAILHGEDDRLIVIVGPCSIHDPVAAMEYAHRLRALRDTHGDALELVMRVYFEKPRTTIGWKGLINDPDLDGSFHIDKGLRLARGLLREVNALGLPAGVEFLDIISPQYIADLVAWGAIGARTTESQVHREMASGLSCPVGFKNGTGGDVRIAVDAVGAASHPHHFLAVGKDGRCAVASTSGNLDCHVILRGGAVPNYDAAHVESASGVLQAQGLRAALMIDASHANSSKNADNQPKVIGDIARQLESGERRIVGAMIESHLVAGKQALVPGAPLVYGQSITDGCIDWGTTVRTLDRLADAVRTRRAPADSQAA